In Scleropages formosus chromosome 10, fSclFor1.1, whole genome shotgun sequence, a single genomic region encodes these proteins:
- the il1rap gene encoding interleukin-1 receptor accessory protein — protein MTSCPSALISLSLAVLFLGGASEILSSHPLSACQDVGTSSGEMIQVYGGEASVLRCPLYHTEYAQGSRFKLDWYWTQSPETAEQPVPVDHMDSRISREGNRLWFHPVSSGDAGHYICVLSNRTCCVKVTVRLKVLQRPEGMCVPQPPGPSVRVDIPVEEGKTLSCPDLQDFTHPNRSLSVQWFHNCKQYEWGIDREKKGQNVVIHLMREIYAGNYTCVVTYTFRGEEMKFTRVVAVRPVSSSRIPKDPVIHIPDDQHLFTVKKGSEAKLKCQVFLPHLDGEQPKPEVWWEVSGQTLGQLGDPRFSSTSEVSEDRLGDRTVENVLQIQTFSSQDLNKEYSCFAQNSRNRVSRVALLRAEEYLPHVELGLGLAVPTVIVLVLFVVYHVFQLELLLLYRSRCVCHRVDPDGKEFDVYISYARNSAEEQFVHMTLRRVLENELGYKVCIFDRDSLPGGTITDETLSFVGRSRCLIVVLSPAYALQGTQALLELKAGLDSMALGGDLRVILVQYQPVSRSNWVQELRRARVALALIRWKGEKSAHLSSHFWKQLQVELPIKWKRDAPSINAAHKQYILTPSEVKSVDSEHDAHTKSDGVVPTQITDT, from the exons AT GACGTCCTGTCCCTCAGCACTGATTTCTCTGTCCCTGGCTGTGCTGTTTCTGGGTGGAGCCTCCGAAATTCTGTCAAGCCATCCTTTAT CTGCATGTCAGGACGTGGGCACCTCCAGCGGTGAGATGATCCAGGTGTATGGGGGTGAGGCCTCGGTACTGCGCTGCCCTCTTTACCACACAGAATATGCCCAGGGTTCTCGCTTCAAGCTGGACTGGTACTGGACCCAGTCTCCTGAGACTGCGGAGCAGCCTGTTCCAGTTGATCACATGGATTCCAGGATCAGCAGAGAGGGCAATCGGCTGTGGTTCCACCCCGTCAGCTCAGGGGACGCGGGTCATTACATTTGCGTGTTGAG CAACAGAACGTGTTGTGTCAAGGTAACCGTGAGGCTCAAGGTCCTTCAGCGGCCAGAGGGAATGTGTGTGCCTCAGCCCCCGGGGCCTTCTGTCCGTGTGGACATTCCTGTGGAGGAGGGGAAGACGCTGAGCTGTCCTGATCTCCAGGATTTCACGCATCCCAACAGGAGTCTGTCTGTCCAGTGGTTCCAT AATTGCAAGCAATATGAATGGGGCATCGACCGTGAGAAGAAGGGGCAAAACGTGGTCATTCATCTGATGCGCGAGATTTATGCTGGCAACTACACCTGCGTGGTGACGTACACGTTcagaggagaggagatgaaGTTCACCAGGGTGGTTGCTGTGAGGCCTGTGT CTTCCTCTCGCATCCCGAAAGATCCGGTCATTCACATCCCAGATGATCAGCACTTGTTCACAGTTAAAAAAG GTTCAGAGGCTAAATTGAAGTGCCAAGTTTTCCTTCCTCATCTGGATGGTGAGCAGCCAAAGCCAGAGGTGTGGTGGGAAGTCAGTGGACAGACACTGGGCCAGCTTGGTGACCCTCGGTTCTCCAGTACTTCAGA AGTTTCAGAGGACCGTCTTGGAGACCGCACTGTGGAGAACGTGCTACAGATCCAAACCTTCAGCTCCCAAGATCTAAACAAGGAGTACAGCTGCTTCGCTCAGAACAGCAGGAACCGAGTGAGCCGAGTAGCACTCCTCCGGGCAGAAG AATACCTGCCTCATGTAGAACTGGGCCTTGGTCTGGCTGTGCCTACGGTCATCGTGCTGGTTCTCTTTGTGGTGTACCACGTATTCCAGCTGGAGCTGCTTCTGCTTTACCGCAGCCGATGTGTCTGCCACAGGGTTGATCCAG ATGGGAAGGAGTTTGATGTCTACATCTCCTACGCCAGGAACAGTGCGGAAGAGCAGTTTGTCCACATGACGCTCCGGCGGGTGCTGGAGAATGAGCTGGGCTACAAAGTGTGCATTTTCGATAGGGACAGCCTGCCTGGAGGGA CTATCACAGACGAGACTCTGAGCTTCGTGGGCCGTAGCCGGTGCCTTATTGTGGTGCTGAGTCCAGCCTACGCTCTGCAGGGCACCCAAGCCTTGCTGGAACTCAAAGCTGGTCTGGACAGTATGGCTCTGGGCGGAGACCTGCGGGTCATTTTGGTCCAATACCAACCGGTGAGCAGGTCCAACTGGGTCCAGGAACTGCGGCGGGCCCGCGTGGCGTTGGCACTGATCCGCTGGAAGGGGGAGAAATCTGCACACCTCTCGTCTCACTTCTGGAAGCAGCTCCAGGTGGAGCTCCCCATCAAATGGAAGAGAGATGCTCCCAGCATCAATGCGGCGCACAAGCAATACATACTGACTCCCAGTGAAGTGAAAAGTGTCGACTCGGAGCACgacgcacacacaaaaagtgaCGGTGTTGTtccaacacaaatcacagaCACTTAA